Proteins encoded together in one Oreochromis aureus strain Israel breed Guangdong linkage group 23, ZZ_aureus, whole genome shotgun sequence window:
- the dnm3a gene encoding dynamin 3a isoform X3, whose translation MGNRGMEDLIPLVNRLRDALSSVGESCSLHLPQIAVVGGQSAGKSSVLENFVGRDFLPRGSGIVTRRPLILQLLSDNTEYGEFLHCQGKKFTDFDEIRKEIETETRRLTGSNKAISPVPIHLRIHSPHVLNLTLVDLPGITKVPVGDQPTDIEYQVRDMIMQYICKENCLILAVTPANTDLANSDALKLAKDVDPQGLRTIGVITKLDLMDEGTNARQILENKLLPLRRGYIGVVNRSQKDIDGKKDIKEALRAEKEFFLSHAAYKHMSEKMGTPYLQRILNQQLTNHIRDTLPAFRSHLQSQLLALKKEAEDYMQFNPNDSARRTKTLLQLVQRFAVDFDKLIEGSGDKVDTVNLSGGAKINRIFHERFPYELIKIGSDEGKLRTEINYAIRNTHGVRTGLFTPDTAFEAIVKKQISRLKGPCVKFIDMVSQELTTTVYQCIDKLSSFPKLRDETERIVTTEIRELETKCRDQVMLLIDIQLAYINTKHEDFVGFNNSPQMHNHSNTKIAARMGGNQGVAPHSSLIVIRKGWLTINNIGIMKGGAKEYWFILSAENLSWFKDDKEKEKKYMLPLDNLKLRDVEKGFMSSKYVFAIFNTELRNVYKDYKCLELACNSQEELDSWKASLLRAGVYPEKVAVDGQGNGPPENLSDPQLERQVETISNLVDSYMGIIYKTVRDLMPKTMMHLMINSVKEFISSELLAQLYALGECSALMDESPEQQQHRVEVLQKHAALKEALAAIGEISTSTCTTPLPPPVDSSWIKPSRRLPPAIPSVK comes from the exons AGACTTCCTTCCGCGGGGTTCAGGAATTGTTACTCGGAGACCTTTAATTCTCCAGCTGCTCAGTGATAACACAG AGTATGGTGAATTTCTACATTGTCAGGGAAAGAAGTTTACAGATTTTGACGAGATCCGCAAGGAAATCGAGACAGAAACACGCAGACTTACGGGATCTAATAAAGCCATCTCTCCTGTTCCCATCCACCTACGGATCCACTCACCACATG TGCTGAATCTGACTCTTGTAGACCTGCCTGGCATCACCAAAGTGCCTGTAGGCGATCAGCCAACAGACATAGAGTACCAGGTACGAGACATGATCATGCAGTACATCTGTAAGGAAAACTGTCTCATACTGGCTGTCACACCTGCCAACACTGACCTGGCCAACTCTGATGCACTTAAACTGGCCAAAGATGTTGACCCTCAAG GGCTGCGCACAATAGGTGTAATCACCAAGCTGGACCTGATGGATGAAGGAACAAATGCCAGACAAATACTAGAGAACAAGTTGCTTCCTCTACGCAGAG GTTACATAGGGGTGGTGAACCGTAGTCAGAAGGACATTGATGGGAAAAAGGACATTAAGGAAGCTCTGAGGGCAGAGAAGGAGTTCTTCCTGTCCCACGCAGCCTATAAACACATGTCTGAAAAAATGGGAACACCTTATTTACAAAGAATACTCAACCAG caactgACAAACCACATTCGGGACACACTGCCAGCCTTCCGTAGTCATCTGCAGAGCCAGCTTCTGGCATTGAAGAAAGAAGCTGAAGATTACATGCAGTTTAATCCAAATGACTCCGCACGAAGGACCAAGACATTGCTACA ATTAGTTCAGCGCTTTGCTGTTGACTTTGACAAGCTGATTGAGGGCTCAGGTGACAAAGTAGACACCGTCAACCTGTCCGGAGGAGCTAAGATCAATCGAATCTTCCATGAACGTTTCCCCTATGAACTAatcaag ATCGGGTCTGATGAAGGGAAGCTGCGGACGGAAATCAACTATGCCATCAGAAACACCCATGGTGTCAG GACGGGTTTGTTCACTCCTGACACGGCCTTTGAAGCCATAGTGAAGAAACAGATATCGAGGTTAAAGGGGCCATGTGTTAAATTTATTGACATGGTCAGTCAGGAACTAACCACCACTGTGTACCAGTGTATTGACAAG CTCAGTTCCTTTCCCAAGCTGCGAGATGAGACAGAAAGAATTGTTACCACTGAAATTCGAGAACTAGAGACTAAATGCAGAGACCAG GTCATGTTGCTTATTGACATACAGCTAGCCTACATAAATACCAAACATGAAGACTTTGTTGGCTTCAATAA TTCCCCCCAGATGCACAATCACAGCAATACCAAGATTGCTGCACGGATGGGAGGAAACCAG GGTGTGGCGCCTCATTCAAGTCTAATA GTCATACGCAAGGGTTGGCTGACCATCAACAACATTGGCATCATGAAAGGTGGAGCCAAGGAATACTGGTTCATACTTTCTGCAGAGAACCTCTCATGGTTCAAGGATGACAAG GAGAAGGAAAAGAAGTACATGCTTCCACTGGACAACTTAAAGCTCAGAGACGTGGAAAAGGGCTTCATGTCCAGCAAATATGTTTTTGCTATCTTCAACACAGAGTTAAG GAATGTGTATAAGGACTACAAATGCCTGGAGTTGGCCTGTAACTCTCAGGAGGAGTTGGACAGCTGGAAGGCTTCTCTGCTACGGGCCGGAGTCTACCCTGAGAAAGTTGCT GTGGATGGGCAGGGAAACGGACCTCCTGAAAACCTCTCAGACCCCCAGCTGGAACGTCAAGTGGAGACCATTAGTAACCTGGTTGATTCCTACATGGGCATCATCTATAAGACGGTCAGGGACTTAATGCCGAAGACCATGATGCACCTCATGATCAACAGT GTGAAGGAGTTCATTAGCTCCGAGCTCCTGGCCCAACTCTACGCTCTGGGAGAATGCTCAGCTCTGATGGATGAGTCACCAGAGCAGCAACAGCACCGAGTTGAAGTGCTCCAAAAGCATGCTGCCCTGAAGGAGGCGCTCGCTGCCATTGGAGAAATCTCCACCTCTACCTGCACTACCCCTTTGCCTCCACCTGTGGATTCTTCCTGGATAAAACCATCCAG GAGGCTTCCCCCAGCAATCCCAAGTGTGAAATAA
- the dnm3a gene encoding dynamin 3a isoform X2, translated as MGNRGMEDLIPLVNRLRDALSSVGESCSLHLPQIAVVGGQSAGKSSVLENFVGRDFLPRGSGIVTRRPLILQLLSDNTEYGEFLHCQGKKFTDFDEIRKEIETETRRLTGSNKAISPVPIHLRIHSPHVLNLTLVDLPGITKVPVGDQPTDIEYQVRDMIMQYICKENCLILAVTPANTDLANSDALKLAKDVDPQGLRTIGVITKLDLMDEGTNARQILENKLLPLRRGYIGVVNRSQKDIDGKKDIKEALRAEKEFFLSHAAYKHMSEKMGTPYLQRILNQQLTNHIRDTLPAFRSHLQSQLLALKKEAEDYMQFNPNDSARRTKTLLQLVQRFAVDFDKLIEGSGDKVDTVNLSGGAKINRIFHERFPYELIKIGSDEGKLRTEINYAIRNTHGVRTGLFTPDTAFEAIVKKQISRLKGPCVKFIDMVSQELTTTVYQCIDKLSSFPKLRDETERIVTTEIRELETKCRDQVMLLIDIQLAYINTKHEDFVGFNNSPQMHNHSNTKIAARMGGNQVIRKGWLTINNIGIMKGGAKEYWFILSAENLSWFKDDKEKEKKYMLPLDNLKLRDVEKGFMSSKYVFAIFNTELRNVYKDYKCLELACNSQEELDSWKASLLRAGVYPEKVAVDGQGNGPPENLSDPQLERQVETISNLVDSYMGIIYKTVRDLMPKTMMHLMINSVKEFISSELLAQLYALGECSALMDESPEQQQHRVEVLQKHAALKEALAAIGEISTSTCTTPLPPPVDSSWIKPSSLPKNSAASGKPGIRSHAPPVPRVPSAGPKSSPNGSRQPTSQQNRTPALVPRRLPPAIPSVK; from the exons AGACTTCCTTCCGCGGGGTTCAGGAATTGTTACTCGGAGACCTTTAATTCTCCAGCTGCTCAGTGATAACACAG AGTATGGTGAATTTCTACATTGTCAGGGAAAGAAGTTTACAGATTTTGACGAGATCCGCAAGGAAATCGAGACAGAAACACGCAGACTTACGGGATCTAATAAAGCCATCTCTCCTGTTCCCATCCACCTACGGATCCACTCACCACATG TGCTGAATCTGACTCTTGTAGACCTGCCTGGCATCACCAAAGTGCCTGTAGGCGATCAGCCAACAGACATAGAGTACCAGGTACGAGACATGATCATGCAGTACATCTGTAAGGAAAACTGTCTCATACTGGCTGTCACACCTGCCAACACTGACCTGGCCAACTCTGATGCACTTAAACTGGCCAAAGATGTTGACCCTCAAG GGCTGCGCACAATAGGTGTAATCACCAAGCTGGACCTGATGGATGAAGGAACAAATGCCAGACAAATACTAGAGAACAAGTTGCTTCCTCTACGCAGAG GTTACATAGGGGTGGTGAACCGTAGTCAGAAGGACATTGATGGGAAAAAGGACATTAAGGAAGCTCTGAGGGCAGAGAAGGAGTTCTTCCTGTCCCACGCAGCCTATAAACACATGTCTGAAAAAATGGGAACACCTTATTTACAAAGAATACTCAACCAG caactgACAAACCACATTCGGGACACACTGCCAGCCTTCCGTAGTCATCTGCAGAGCCAGCTTCTGGCATTGAAGAAAGAAGCTGAAGATTACATGCAGTTTAATCCAAATGACTCCGCACGAAGGACCAAGACATTGCTACA ATTAGTTCAGCGCTTTGCTGTTGACTTTGACAAGCTGATTGAGGGCTCAGGTGACAAAGTAGACACCGTCAACCTGTCCGGAGGAGCTAAGATCAATCGAATCTTCCATGAACGTTTCCCCTATGAACTAatcaag ATCGGGTCTGATGAAGGGAAGCTGCGGACGGAAATCAACTATGCCATCAGAAACACCCATGGTGTCAG GACGGGTTTGTTCACTCCTGACACGGCCTTTGAAGCCATAGTGAAGAAACAGATATCGAGGTTAAAGGGGCCATGTGTTAAATTTATTGACATGGTCAGTCAGGAACTAACCACCACTGTGTACCAGTGTATTGACAAG CTCAGTTCCTTTCCCAAGCTGCGAGATGAGACAGAAAGAATTGTTACCACTGAAATTCGAGAACTAGAGACTAAATGCAGAGACCAG GTCATGTTGCTTATTGACATACAGCTAGCCTACATAAATACCAAACATGAAGACTTTGTTGGCTTCAATAA TTCCCCCCAGATGCACAATCACAGCAATACCAAGATTGCTGCACGGATGGGAGGAAACCAG GTCATACGCAAGGGTTGGCTGACCATCAACAACATTGGCATCATGAAAGGTGGAGCCAAGGAATACTGGTTCATACTTTCTGCAGAGAACCTCTCATGGTTCAAGGATGACAAG GAGAAGGAAAAGAAGTACATGCTTCCACTGGACAACTTAAAGCTCAGAGACGTGGAAAAGGGCTTCATGTCCAGCAAATATGTTTTTGCTATCTTCAACACAGAGTTAAG GAATGTGTATAAGGACTACAAATGCCTGGAGTTGGCCTGTAACTCTCAGGAGGAGTTGGACAGCTGGAAGGCTTCTCTGCTACGGGCCGGAGTCTACCCTGAGAAAGTTGCT GTGGATGGGCAGGGAAACGGACCTCCTGAAAACCTCTCAGACCCCCAGCTGGAACGTCAAGTGGAGACCATTAGTAACCTGGTTGATTCCTACATGGGCATCATCTATAAGACGGTCAGGGACTTAATGCCGAAGACCATGATGCACCTCATGATCAACAGT GTGAAGGAGTTCATTAGCTCCGAGCTCCTGGCCCAACTCTACGCTCTGGGAGAATGCTCAGCTCTGATGGATGAGTCACCAGAGCAGCAACAGCACCGAGTTGAAGTGCTCCAAAAGCATGCTGCCCTGAAGGAGGCGCTCGCTGCCATTGGAGAAATCTCCACCTCTACCTGCACTACCCCTTTGCCTCCACCTGTGGATTCTTCCTGGATAAAACCATCCAG CCTTCCTAAAAACTCTGCAGCCAGTGGTAAGCCTGGGATCCGTAGCCATGCTCCACCTGTTCCTCGGGTGCCCAGCGCTGGACCCAAAAGCTCCCCTAATGGCTCTCGGCAGCCCACTAGTCAACAAAATCGTACCCCAGCCTTGGTGCCAAG GAGGCTTCCCCCAGCAATCCCAAGTGTGAAATAA
- the dnm3a gene encoding dynamin 3a isoform X1, giving the protein MGNRGMEDLIPLVNRLRDALSSVGESCSLHLPQIAVVGGQSAGKSSVLENFVGRDFLPRGSGIVTRRPLILQLLSDNTEYGEFLHCQGKKFTDFDEIRKEIETETRRLTGSNKAISPVPIHLRIHSPHVLNLTLVDLPGITKVPVGDQPTDIEYQVRDMIMQYICKENCLILAVTPANTDLANSDALKLAKDVDPQGLRTIGVITKLDLMDEGTNARQILENKLLPLRRGYIGVVNRSQKDIDGKKDIKEALRAEKEFFLSHAAYKHMSEKMGTPYLQRILNQQLTNHIRDTLPAFRSHLQSQLLALKKEAEDYMQFNPNDSARRTKTLLQLVQRFAVDFDKLIEGSGDKVDTVNLSGGAKINRIFHERFPYELIKIGSDEGKLRTEINYAIRNTHGVRTGLFTPDTAFEAIVKKQISRLKGPCVKFIDMVSQELTTTVYQCIDKLSSFPKLRDETERIVTTEIRELETKCRDQVMLLIDIQLAYINTKHEDFVGFNNSPQMHNHSNTKIAARMGGNQGVAPHSSLIVIRKGWLTINNIGIMKGGAKEYWFILSAENLSWFKDDKEKEKKYMLPLDNLKLRDVEKGFMSSKYVFAIFNTELRNVYKDYKCLELACNSQEELDSWKASLLRAGVYPEKVAVDGQGNGPPENLSDPQLERQVETISNLVDSYMGIIYKTVRDLMPKTMMHLMINSVKEFISSELLAQLYALGECSALMDESPEQQQHRVEVLQKHAALKEALAAIGEISTSTCTTPLPPPVDSSWIKPSSLPKNSAASGKPGIRSHAPPVPRVPSAGPKSSPNGSRQPTSQQNRTPALVPRRLPPAIPSVK; this is encoded by the exons AGACTTCCTTCCGCGGGGTTCAGGAATTGTTACTCGGAGACCTTTAATTCTCCAGCTGCTCAGTGATAACACAG AGTATGGTGAATTTCTACATTGTCAGGGAAAGAAGTTTACAGATTTTGACGAGATCCGCAAGGAAATCGAGACAGAAACACGCAGACTTACGGGATCTAATAAAGCCATCTCTCCTGTTCCCATCCACCTACGGATCCACTCACCACATG TGCTGAATCTGACTCTTGTAGACCTGCCTGGCATCACCAAAGTGCCTGTAGGCGATCAGCCAACAGACATAGAGTACCAGGTACGAGACATGATCATGCAGTACATCTGTAAGGAAAACTGTCTCATACTGGCTGTCACACCTGCCAACACTGACCTGGCCAACTCTGATGCACTTAAACTGGCCAAAGATGTTGACCCTCAAG GGCTGCGCACAATAGGTGTAATCACCAAGCTGGACCTGATGGATGAAGGAACAAATGCCAGACAAATACTAGAGAACAAGTTGCTTCCTCTACGCAGAG GTTACATAGGGGTGGTGAACCGTAGTCAGAAGGACATTGATGGGAAAAAGGACATTAAGGAAGCTCTGAGGGCAGAGAAGGAGTTCTTCCTGTCCCACGCAGCCTATAAACACATGTCTGAAAAAATGGGAACACCTTATTTACAAAGAATACTCAACCAG caactgACAAACCACATTCGGGACACACTGCCAGCCTTCCGTAGTCATCTGCAGAGCCAGCTTCTGGCATTGAAGAAAGAAGCTGAAGATTACATGCAGTTTAATCCAAATGACTCCGCACGAAGGACCAAGACATTGCTACA ATTAGTTCAGCGCTTTGCTGTTGACTTTGACAAGCTGATTGAGGGCTCAGGTGACAAAGTAGACACCGTCAACCTGTCCGGAGGAGCTAAGATCAATCGAATCTTCCATGAACGTTTCCCCTATGAACTAatcaag ATCGGGTCTGATGAAGGGAAGCTGCGGACGGAAATCAACTATGCCATCAGAAACACCCATGGTGTCAG GACGGGTTTGTTCACTCCTGACACGGCCTTTGAAGCCATAGTGAAGAAACAGATATCGAGGTTAAAGGGGCCATGTGTTAAATTTATTGACATGGTCAGTCAGGAACTAACCACCACTGTGTACCAGTGTATTGACAAG CTCAGTTCCTTTCCCAAGCTGCGAGATGAGACAGAAAGAATTGTTACCACTGAAATTCGAGAACTAGAGACTAAATGCAGAGACCAG GTCATGTTGCTTATTGACATACAGCTAGCCTACATAAATACCAAACATGAAGACTTTGTTGGCTTCAATAA TTCCCCCCAGATGCACAATCACAGCAATACCAAGATTGCTGCACGGATGGGAGGAAACCAG GGTGTGGCGCCTCATTCAAGTCTAATA GTCATACGCAAGGGTTGGCTGACCATCAACAACATTGGCATCATGAAAGGTGGAGCCAAGGAATACTGGTTCATACTTTCTGCAGAGAACCTCTCATGGTTCAAGGATGACAAG GAGAAGGAAAAGAAGTACATGCTTCCACTGGACAACTTAAAGCTCAGAGACGTGGAAAAGGGCTTCATGTCCAGCAAATATGTTTTTGCTATCTTCAACACAGAGTTAAG GAATGTGTATAAGGACTACAAATGCCTGGAGTTGGCCTGTAACTCTCAGGAGGAGTTGGACAGCTGGAAGGCTTCTCTGCTACGGGCCGGAGTCTACCCTGAGAAAGTTGCT GTGGATGGGCAGGGAAACGGACCTCCTGAAAACCTCTCAGACCCCCAGCTGGAACGTCAAGTGGAGACCATTAGTAACCTGGTTGATTCCTACATGGGCATCATCTATAAGACGGTCAGGGACTTAATGCCGAAGACCATGATGCACCTCATGATCAACAGT GTGAAGGAGTTCATTAGCTCCGAGCTCCTGGCCCAACTCTACGCTCTGGGAGAATGCTCAGCTCTGATGGATGAGTCACCAGAGCAGCAACAGCACCGAGTTGAAGTGCTCCAAAAGCATGCTGCCCTGAAGGAGGCGCTCGCTGCCATTGGAGAAATCTCCACCTCTACCTGCACTACCCCTTTGCCTCCACCTGTGGATTCTTCCTGGATAAAACCATCCAG CCTTCCTAAAAACTCTGCAGCCAGTGGTAAGCCTGGGATCCGTAGCCATGCTCCACCTGTTCCTCGGGTGCCCAGCGCTGGACCCAAAAGCTCCCCTAATGGCTCTCGGCAGCCCACTAGTCAACAAAATCGTACCCCAGCCTTGGTGCCAAG GAGGCTTCCCCCAGCAATCCCAAGTGTGAAATAA
- the dnm3a gene encoding dynamin 3a isoform X5: MGNRGMEDLIPLVNRLRDALSSVGESCSLHLPQIAVVGGQSAGKSSVLENFVGRDFLPRGSGIVTRRPLILQLLSDNTEYGEFLHCQGKKFTDFDEIRKEIETETRRLTGSNKAISPVPIHLRIHSPHVLNLTLVDLPGITKVPVGDQPTDIEYQVRDMIMQYICKENCLILAVTPANTDLANSDALKLAKDVDPQGLRTIGVITKLDLMDEGTNARQILENKLLPLRRGYIGVVNRSQKDIDGKKDIKEALRAEKEFFLSHAAYKHMSEKMGTPYLQRILNQQLTNHIRDTLPAFRSHLQSQLLALKKEAEDYMQFNPNDSARRTKTLLQLVQRFAVDFDKLIEGSGDKVDTVNLSGGAKINRIFHERFPYELIKIGSDEGKLRTEINYAIRNTHGVRTGLFTPDTAFEAIVKKQISRLKGPCVKFIDMVSQELTTTVYQCIDKLSSFPKLRDETERIVTTEIRELETKCRDQVMLLIDIQLAYINTKHEDFVGFNNSPQMHNHSNTKIAARMGGNQGVAPHSSLIVIRKGWLTINNIGIMKGGAKEYWFILSAENLSWFKDDKEKEKKYMLPLDNLKLRDVEKGFMSSKYVFAIFNTELRWMGRETDLLKTSQTPSWNVKWRPLVTWLIPTWASSIRRSGT; this comes from the exons AGACTTCCTTCCGCGGGGTTCAGGAATTGTTACTCGGAGACCTTTAATTCTCCAGCTGCTCAGTGATAACACAG AGTATGGTGAATTTCTACATTGTCAGGGAAAGAAGTTTACAGATTTTGACGAGATCCGCAAGGAAATCGAGACAGAAACACGCAGACTTACGGGATCTAATAAAGCCATCTCTCCTGTTCCCATCCACCTACGGATCCACTCACCACATG TGCTGAATCTGACTCTTGTAGACCTGCCTGGCATCACCAAAGTGCCTGTAGGCGATCAGCCAACAGACATAGAGTACCAGGTACGAGACATGATCATGCAGTACATCTGTAAGGAAAACTGTCTCATACTGGCTGTCACACCTGCCAACACTGACCTGGCCAACTCTGATGCACTTAAACTGGCCAAAGATGTTGACCCTCAAG GGCTGCGCACAATAGGTGTAATCACCAAGCTGGACCTGATGGATGAAGGAACAAATGCCAGACAAATACTAGAGAACAAGTTGCTTCCTCTACGCAGAG GTTACATAGGGGTGGTGAACCGTAGTCAGAAGGACATTGATGGGAAAAAGGACATTAAGGAAGCTCTGAGGGCAGAGAAGGAGTTCTTCCTGTCCCACGCAGCCTATAAACACATGTCTGAAAAAATGGGAACACCTTATTTACAAAGAATACTCAACCAG caactgACAAACCACATTCGGGACACACTGCCAGCCTTCCGTAGTCATCTGCAGAGCCAGCTTCTGGCATTGAAGAAAGAAGCTGAAGATTACATGCAGTTTAATCCAAATGACTCCGCACGAAGGACCAAGACATTGCTACA ATTAGTTCAGCGCTTTGCTGTTGACTTTGACAAGCTGATTGAGGGCTCAGGTGACAAAGTAGACACCGTCAACCTGTCCGGAGGAGCTAAGATCAATCGAATCTTCCATGAACGTTTCCCCTATGAACTAatcaag ATCGGGTCTGATGAAGGGAAGCTGCGGACGGAAATCAACTATGCCATCAGAAACACCCATGGTGTCAG GACGGGTTTGTTCACTCCTGACACGGCCTTTGAAGCCATAGTGAAGAAACAGATATCGAGGTTAAAGGGGCCATGTGTTAAATTTATTGACATGGTCAGTCAGGAACTAACCACCACTGTGTACCAGTGTATTGACAAG CTCAGTTCCTTTCCCAAGCTGCGAGATGAGACAGAAAGAATTGTTACCACTGAAATTCGAGAACTAGAGACTAAATGCAGAGACCAG GTCATGTTGCTTATTGACATACAGCTAGCCTACATAAATACCAAACATGAAGACTTTGTTGGCTTCAATAA TTCCCCCCAGATGCACAATCACAGCAATACCAAGATTGCTGCACGGATGGGAGGAAACCAG GGTGTGGCGCCTCATTCAAGTCTAATA GTCATACGCAAGGGTTGGCTGACCATCAACAACATTGGCATCATGAAAGGTGGAGCCAAGGAATACTGGTTCATACTTTCTGCAGAGAACCTCTCATGGTTCAAGGATGACAAG GAGAAGGAAAAGAAGTACATGCTTCCACTGGACAACTTAAAGCTCAGAGACGTGGAAAAGGGCTTCATGTCCAGCAAATATGTTTTTGCTATCTTCAACACAGAGTTAAG GTGGATGGGCAGGGAAACGGACCTCCTGAAAACCTCTCAGACCCCCAGCTGGAACGTCAAGTGGAGACCATTAGTAACCTGGTTGATTCCTACATGGGCATCATCTATAAGACGGTCAGGGACTTAA
- the dnm3a gene encoding dynamin 3a isoform X4 — MGNRGMEDLIPLVNRLRDALSSVGESCSLHLPQIAVVGGQSAGKSSVLENFVGRDFLPRGSGIVTRRPLILQLLSDNTEYGEFLHCQGKKFTDFDEIRKEIETETRRLTGSNKAISPVPIHLRIHSPHVLNLTLVDLPGITKVPVGDQPTDIEYQVRDMIMQYICKENCLILAVTPANTDLANSDALKLAKDVDPQGLRTIGVITKLDLMDEGTNARQILENKLLPLRRGYIGVVNRSQKDIDGKKDIKEALRAEKEFFLSHAAYKHMSEKMGTPYLQRILNQQLTNHIRDTLPAFRSHLQSQLLALKKEAEDYMQFNPNDSARRTKTLLQLVQRFAVDFDKLIEGSGDKVDTVNLSGGAKINRIFHERFPYELIKIGSDEGKLRTEINYAIRNTHGVRTGLFTPDTAFEAIVKKQISRLKGPCVKFIDMVSQELTTTVYQCIDKLSSFPKLRDETERIVTTEIRELETKCRDQVMLLIDIQLAYINTKHEDFVGFNNSPQMHNHSNTKIAARMGGNQGVAPHSSLIVIRKGWLTINNIGIMKGGAKEYWFILSAENLSWFKDDKEKEKKYMLPLDNLKLRDVEKGFMSSKYVFAIFNTELRNVYKDYKCLELACNSQEELDSWKASLLRAGVYPEKVAVSTLTPNSTWMGRETDLLKTSQTPSWNVKWRPLVTWLIPTWASSIRRSGT, encoded by the exons AGACTTCCTTCCGCGGGGTTCAGGAATTGTTACTCGGAGACCTTTAATTCTCCAGCTGCTCAGTGATAACACAG AGTATGGTGAATTTCTACATTGTCAGGGAAAGAAGTTTACAGATTTTGACGAGATCCGCAAGGAAATCGAGACAGAAACACGCAGACTTACGGGATCTAATAAAGCCATCTCTCCTGTTCCCATCCACCTACGGATCCACTCACCACATG TGCTGAATCTGACTCTTGTAGACCTGCCTGGCATCACCAAAGTGCCTGTAGGCGATCAGCCAACAGACATAGAGTACCAGGTACGAGACATGATCATGCAGTACATCTGTAAGGAAAACTGTCTCATACTGGCTGTCACACCTGCCAACACTGACCTGGCCAACTCTGATGCACTTAAACTGGCCAAAGATGTTGACCCTCAAG GGCTGCGCACAATAGGTGTAATCACCAAGCTGGACCTGATGGATGAAGGAACAAATGCCAGACAAATACTAGAGAACAAGTTGCTTCCTCTACGCAGAG GTTACATAGGGGTGGTGAACCGTAGTCAGAAGGACATTGATGGGAAAAAGGACATTAAGGAAGCTCTGAGGGCAGAGAAGGAGTTCTTCCTGTCCCACGCAGCCTATAAACACATGTCTGAAAAAATGGGAACACCTTATTTACAAAGAATACTCAACCAG caactgACAAACCACATTCGGGACACACTGCCAGCCTTCCGTAGTCATCTGCAGAGCCAGCTTCTGGCATTGAAGAAAGAAGCTGAAGATTACATGCAGTTTAATCCAAATGACTCCGCACGAAGGACCAAGACATTGCTACA ATTAGTTCAGCGCTTTGCTGTTGACTTTGACAAGCTGATTGAGGGCTCAGGTGACAAAGTAGACACCGTCAACCTGTCCGGAGGAGCTAAGATCAATCGAATCTTCCATGAACGTTTCCCCTATGAACTAatcaag ATCGGGTCTGATGAAGGGAAGCTGCGGACGGAAATCAACTATGCCATCAGAAACACCCATGGTGTCAG GACGGGTTTGTTCACTCCTGACACGGCCTTTGAAGCCATAGTGAAGAAACAGATATCGAGGTTAAAGGGGCCATGTGTTAAATTTATTGACATGGTCAGTCAGGAACTAACCACCACTGTGTACCAGTGTATTGACAAG CTCAGTTCCTTTCCCAAGCTGCGAGATGAGACAGAAAGAATTGTTACCACTGAAATTCGAGAACTAGAGACTAAATGCAGAGACCAG GTCATGTTGCTTATTGACATACAGCTAGCCTACATAAATACCAAACATGAAGACTTTGTTGGCTTCAATAA TTCCCCCCAGATGCACAATCACAGCAATACCAAGATTGCTGCACGGATGGGAGGAAACCAG GGTGTGGCGCCTCATTCAAGTCTAATA GTCATACGCAAGGGTTGGCTGACCATCAACAACATTGGCATCATGAAAGGTGGAGCCAAGGAATACTGGTTCATACTTTCTGCAGAGAACCTCTCATGGTTCAAGGATGACAAG GAGAAGGAAAAGAAGTACATGCTTCCACTGGACAACTTAAAGCTCAGAGACGTGGAAAAGGGCTTCATGTCCAGCAAATATGTTTTTGCTATCTTCAACACAGAGTTAAG GAATGTGTATAAGGACTACAAATGCCTGGAGTTGGCCTGTAACTCTCAGGAGGAGTTGGACAGCTGGAAGGCTTCTCTGCTACGGGCCGGAGTCTACCCTGAGAAAGTTGCTGTTAGTACTTTGACCCCTAATTCAAC GTGGATGGGCAGGGAAACGGACCTCCTGAAAACCTCTCAGACCCCCAGCTGGAACGTCAAGTGGAGACCATTAGTAACCTGGTTGATTCCTACATGGGCATCATCTATAAGACGGTCAGGGACTTAA